One window of Robiginitalea biformata HTCC2501 genomic DNA carries:
- a CDS encoding SMP-30/gluconolactonase/LRE family protein — protein MKCATLPVLCGTLFLLGACGTLPDSNDLLPEGTFTPGIEGPATDGAGNVYAVNFAEEGTIGQVTPDGQARLYLTLPEGSVGNGIAFGPDGHMYVADYVRHRVYRVPAGGDAPEVWAEDDRMNQPNDLCVHPDGSVYLSDPNWSDNTGNLWRVRPDRTVELLESGMGTTNGIALSPNQRYLYVNESVQRAIWRYDMDPGGGVRNKTLFHKFEDFGLDGMRCDRAGNLYVARYDKGTVVVLSPDGGVLKEYRLSGKKPSNLTFAGPDGKTVYVTLADRGCFEVFEAPHPGAAFSE, from the coding sequence TTGAAATGCGCCACCCTGCCGGTGCTCTGCGGCACCCTGTTCCTGCTTGGGGCTTGCGGGACACTGCCCGATAGTAACGACCTGCTGCCGGAGGGGACCTTTACCCCGGGAATTGAAGGACCGGCCACAGACGGGGCGGGCAATGTTTATGCGGTGAACTTTGCAGAAGAAGGCACCATCGGCCAGGTGACGCCGGACGGGCAGGCCCGTCTGTATCTGACGTTGCCGGAGGGAAGCGTCGGAAACGGCATTGCCTTTGGCCCGGACGGGCACATGTATGTAGCGGATTACGTCAGGCATAGGGTCTACCGGGTCCCGGCGGGGGGCGATGCCCCGGAGGTGTGGGCGGAAGACGACCGGATGAACCAACCCAACGACCTGTGCGTCCACCCGGACGGCAGCGTCTATCTGAGCGACCCGAACTGGTCCGACAATACGGGCAACCTCTGGCGCGTGCGCCCGGACCGGACCGTGGAGCTGCTCGAATCCGGGATGGGCACCACCAACGGGATTGCGCTGAGCCCCAACCAGCGCTACCTGTATGTAAACGAATCCGTGCAGCGCGCAATCTGGCGCTACGACATGGACCCGGGCGGCGGTGTCCGCAACAAAACGCTATTCCACAAATTTGAAGATTTTGGCCTGGACGGGATGCGCTGCGACCGGGCGGGCAACCTTTACGTGGCCCGTTACGACAAAGGCACAGTAGTTGTATTGTCTCCGGACGGGGGCGTGTTAAAAGAATATCGGCTTTCGGGTAAGAAGCCAAGTAATCTTACTTTTGCCGGGCCCGACGGCAAAACGGTCTACGTGACCCTGGCAGACCGGGGGTGTTTTGAGGTTTTCGAAGCCCCGCATCCCGGCGCCGCTTTTTCTGAATAA